From Varibaculum massiliense, a single genomic window includes:
- a CDS encoding ATP-binding cassette domain-containing protein, whose product MSRKTNSPVKQLEVPRARLNEVYYPGDNPAEPLLAGVSFTVRAGEVLAVIAPASVNAALVNLIAGLDDPSEGSIEIEGQDLGSMSPQQRAWLRREKLGVVMPSGNLVGDLTVAENIALVYELSGISHQQALSRAGVALANVRASKIGDHYPQQIGIFNQQKVAITRAGLGGAKLILAFDPELELDAAEGEQILQLLRKQVENGSSCVLFSARESLADFADRSLTIQSAAVAAGEQDDD is encoded by the coding sequence ATGAGCAGGAAAACTAATTCCCCGGTTAAACAGCTAGAAGTTCCCAGGGCGCGCCTGAACGAGGTTTACTACCCAGGGGACAACCCCGCGGAACCGCTGCTGGCAGGGGTATCTTTCACGGTTAGAGCCGGAGAGGTACTGGCAGTTATTGCCCCCGCTTCTGTCAATGCTGCTCTCGTGAACCTGATTGCTGGTCTAGATGACCCCAGTGAGGGCAGTATTGAAATCGAGGGACAAGATTTAGGATCCATGAGTCCCCAGCAGCGTGCTTGGCTGCGACGGGAAAAGCTCGGGGTGGTGATGCCCTCGGGAAACCTGGTTGGTGATTTAACTGTCGCCGAGAATATAGCGCTGGTTTATGAACTTTCCGGGATTAGCCACCAGCAGGCACTATCGCGCGCCGGGGTAGCTTTAGCAAATGTGCGTGCCTCTAAGATTGGTGATCACTATCCCCAACAAATAGGGATTTTCAACCAGCAAAAAGTGGCGATAACCAGAGCCGGACTGGGGGGAGCGAAACTGATATTAGCTTTCGATCCGGAACTAGAACTAGATGCGGCAGAGGGCGAACAGATTTTGCAGCTACTGCGCAAGCAAGTGGAAAACGGTAGTTCTTGTGTGTTGTTTTCGGCTCGAGAATCTCTAGCAGACTTTGCTGACCGCTCCTTGACAATTCAATCGGCAGCGGTAGCTGCAGGGGAGCAGGATGATGACTAG